From a single Calothrix sp. NIES-2098 genomic region:
- a CDS encoding PpiC-type peptidyl-prolyl cis-trans isomerase, translating to MLDSKPQLTLPEIAPASDEDILAYLRHSFTIATIAAVAAQNIYILRVCDRLGISVTDEELQAAGDSFRHDRKLLGVSETIAWLTQQRISAEDWTHGIRLSLLTQKLKEHLFGENVDAHYINNRDSYKRVALSQILVKDLTAATTIVQLLQENRVSFPALALEYSQGKQSKENGGFVGIRFLAELLPEIAKAIADAKEGEVVGPIQTQMGYHILRIEKWMPANLSEIREEILESLFQDWLKNKQF from the coding sequence ATGCTAGATTCCAAACCACAATTGACATTACCTGAAATTGCACCCGCATCTGATGAAGATATCCTGGCTTATTTACGTCACTCTTTTACAATTGCGACAATAGCGGCAGTTGCGGCACAAAATATATACATACTTAGAGTATGCGATCGCTTGGGAATTTCTGTGACTGATGAAGAATTGCAAGCAGCAGGAGATTCATTTCGCCACGATCGCAAACTGCTAGGAGTTTCCGAAACAATAGCATGGCTGACACAGCAACGAATTAGCGCAGAAGATTGGACACATGGAATTCGCTTATCTTTACTCACTCAAAAATTAAAAGAACATCTCTTTGGTGAGAACGTTGATGCTCACTACATTAACAACCGCGATAGTTATAAGCGTGTAGCTTTGTCGCAAATTTTAGTCAAGGATTTAACAGCAGCAACTACTATTGTTCAACTTCTACAAGAAAATCGGGTATCATTCCCGGCTTTAGCATTGGAATATTCGCAAGGGAAACAATCAAAAGAAAATGGTGGCTTCGTTGGAATCCGCTTTCTGGCTGAATTATTGCCAGAAATAGCAAAAGCGATCGCTGATGCAAAGGAAGGTGAAGTAGTTGGGCCAATTCAAACTCAAATGGGTTATCACATCCTCCGAATCGAGAAGTGGATGCCTGCAAATTTAAGTGAAATTCGAGAAGAAATTTTGGAGTCTTTATTTCAAGATTGGTTAAAAAATAAACAATTTTAA
- a CDS encoding PpiC-type peptidyl-prolyl cis-trans isomerase — protein MSQPITITSEDILHQIKLTCKIPEIVEQILNRKVIISTAEEAGIKVEVEELQKTADQIRLANKLNSADDTWAWLEKHGLSLDDFEDIIYHTIISNKLALYLFAEKIEPHFFEHQLDYLSAVIYEVVFDDEDLAIELFYAIQEGEISFYDVAHKYIKDIELRRKLGYKGIVQRKDMKSEISATVFAAQPPQLIKPIVTSSGIHLILVEEIIQPQLDESIRTKIFTELFSEWLKKKTETMNYLLKVNN, from the coding sequence GTGTCACAACCCATAACAATTACTAGCGAAGACATTCTCCATCAAATCAAGTTAACTTGTAAAATTCCTGAGATAGTTGAACAAATTCTGAACCGCAAGGTTATTATATCTACTGCTGAGGAAGCTGGAATTAAAGTAGAGGTTGAAGAACTACAAAAAACAGCAGACCAAATCAGGCTAGCTAATAAACTCAACAGTGCTGATGATACCTGGGCATGGCTGGAAAAACATGGTCTTTCATTAGATGATTTTGAAGACATCATCTACCATACTATTATCTCTAACAAATTAGCTCTTTATCTGTTTGCAGAGAAAATTGAACCACACTTCTTTGAACATCAACTAGATTACTTGAGTGCCGTGATATATGAAGTCGTCTTCGATGATGAAGATTTGGCAATAGAACTTTTTTATGCTATTCAAGAGGGTGAAATTAGTTTTTATGATGTTGCTCACAAATACATTAAAGACATAGAACTACGGCGAAAATTAGGATATAAAGGTATAGTACAGCGCAAGGATATGAAATCGGAAATTTCTGCTACAGTCTTTGCTGCCCAACCGCCACAATTGATTAAGCCAATTGTCACATCCTCTGGTATACATCTCATTCTTGTAGAAGAAATAATTCAGCCACAATTAGATGAGAGTATACGTACTAAAATATTCACCGAATTATTCTCTGAATGGTTAAAGAAAAAGACTGAAACCATGAATTATTTGTTAAAAGTTAACAACTGA
- a CDS encoding HlyD family secretion protein: protein MTDILNGRVKNPLIEDVSHPEILPVPPPVTAKDDWSEITKESLESLPQVWTRGLLYFLVIFISIVLPWAILARVDETGTARGRIEPQDRTIKLDAPVAGTVAEIRVKEGESVQSGQTLLLLESELVKTELRQNQEKLEGQLNRLSQLNSSKNQLIVSLTTQQQQNQSQQLEKQAQVDQARQNINTLKNAYALQKEEKLSQLNQARQTLENSLTVNKLMEGTLASTQREVERYRKLKQEGIVPEINLVEKQDIAKDKQKLYEQSKSDIEQSKLRLEEQQSSYERNLRQANADIEQAQLRLKEQERGYQSLTRSGQLALLKIADQQKALDTDITSLKAEIAQTKSQIESLKFQLSQREIKATVSGTLFQLPIQKAGSVVQPGTMLAEIAPLNSPLIIRAQMATTESGFLQKGLAVKLKFDAYPFQDYGIVSGELIKISPTTTEIDTPNGKVAAYNLEIALKQHCIPSANKCIALHPGDTATAEVIVRQRRIIDFLIDPFKKLQQGGVKL, encoded by the coding sequence ATGACAGATATCTTGAATGGACGGGTTAAAAATCCCTTAATAGAAGATGTATCTCATCCAGAAATTTTACCAGTCCCACCACCAGTAACAGCAAAGGATGATTGGTCGGAAATAACGAAAGAGTCGCTAGAAAGCCTACCTCAAGTTTGGACGAGAGGATTGCTATATTTCTTAGTCATCTTTATATCTATAGTTTTACCTTGGGCAATTCTAGCTAGAGTGGATGAAACTGGCACAGCTAGAGGAAGAATTGAACCCCAAGATCGGACAATTAAACTAGATGCTCCTGTGGCTGGAACTGTTGCTGAAATTCGAGTCAAAGAGGGCGAATCAGTTCAATCTGGGCAGACTCTATTATTATTAGAATCAGAATTAGTCAAAACCGAATTGCGCCAAAATCAAGAGAAATTGGAAGGACAATTAAATCGACTTTCACAGTTAAATTCATCGAAAAATCAGTTAATTGTATCTTTGACAACTCAACAACAACAAAATCAATCTCAACAATTAGAAAAGCAAGCTCAAGTTGACCAAGCACGGCAGAATATTAATACTTTAAAGAATGCCTACGCTTTACAAAAAGAAGAGAAATTATCTCAATTAAATCAAGCACGACAAACTCTGGAAAACAGCCTAACTGTTAATAAATTGATGGAAGGTACTTTAGCAAGTACCCAGCGAGAAGTGGAGCGTTATCGTAAACTCAAACAAGAGGGAATTGTACCAGAGATTAACTTGGTAGAAAAGCAAGATATCGCTAAAGATAAACAAAAATTATACGAACAAAGCAAATCAGATATTGAACAGTCTAAGTTACGTTTAGAAGAACAGCAGAGTAGTTACGAACGCAATCTTCGCCAAGCTAATGCAGATATTGAACAAGCTCAGTTACGACTCAAAGAGCAAGAAAGAGGCTATCAGTCTTTGACTCGCTCTGGTCAACTAGCCTTACTGAAAATTGCCGATCAACAGAAAGCATTAGACACAGACATTACTTCTTTAAAAGCAGAAATTGCTCAAACTAAAAGTCAGATTGAATCCTTAAAATTTCAATTATCCCAACGTGAGATCAAAGCTACTGTTAGCGGTACGCTATTTCAGTTACCAATTCAAAAAGCTGGCTCTGTAGTGCAGCCAGGAACAATGCTAGCAGAGATTGCACCTTTAAACTCACCTTTAATTATTCGGGCACAGATGGCAACGACAGAAAGTGGTTTTTTACAAAAAGGATTAGCCGTTAAGTTAAAATTTGATGCTTATCCATTTCAAGATTATGGGATTGTCTCAGGAGAATTAATTAAGATTTCTCCTACTACAACAGAGATAGATACACCTAATGGAAAAGTAGCAGCTTATAACTTAGAAATTGCCTTAAAACAGCATTGTATCCCTTCTGCTAATAAATGTATTGCTTTACATCCAGGAGATACAGCCACGGCTGAAGTGATTGTACGCCAGCGTCGTATTATCGATTTTCTTATCGATCCATTTAAAAAGTTGCAGCAAGGTGGCGTAAAGTTATAA
- a CDS encoding cyclic nucleotide-regulated ABC bacteriocin/lantibiotic exporter produces the protein MGYSLSEVEFQRCLQQFKFLNPKVGKFWQGTDVEPGIYIVIAGKVRLLDPGGELIATLEKGASFGEFTLFPEAKFKPYAARASINLHLCFVPSEVLCLLMDNHAPIREHLWQAALFRNSLQVDPNNSPVTAMSTTGYAYASGFTHKADILSTATPEPPQKKISKAYFPRPTQRVGHLWQRVTRRYPFFAQQSASDCGAACLVMVSRYWGKRFSVNRLRDIANVDRNGASLRGLLTAAESLGFATRPVKASLNQLAKQKLPAIVHWEGKHYIVVYEITPKHVIVADPGIGQRTLSHAEFQLGWTGYTLLLQPTAMLKDAKESSTPFWQFFELLKPHSLVMLEVFIASVFIQIFGLITPLFTQLILDRVVVQRSQLTLTAVGIGLLIFSLFRVAMTGLRQYLLDHTANRIDLALIVGFIRHTLRLPLSFFESRYVGDIISRVQENRKIQRFLSGEALSILLDLLTVFIYVGLMFWYSWKMALLVLVIVPPFALLALIATPFLQRISREIFNAVANESSYLIEALTGVRTVKATAVEHTVRWHWEELLNKEIKTNFSGQVISNRLQIFSNAIEAVVTTALLWFGAHLVIQNQLTIGQLVAFNMLLGNIITPFKRLIVLWNQLQEVVIAVERINDVLDTDPEEDLQHQARQNLPYVRGNIRFENVTFRYHPESDVNILENLSFEVKPGQMVALVGRSGSGKTTISKLVLGLYPPTDGKVLIDGQDITSISLRSLRQEVGVVDQDTFLFGGTIRENISLGHPGAPLSEVIEAAKLAGADDFIKKLPMGYETQIGEGGGLLSGGQRQRIAIARALLGNPRLLILDEATSHLDTESERIIQQNLNTILQGRTTLVIAHRLSTVQNADMILVLDKGVLIESGTHAELMAKRGHYFYLNQQQLQGVG, from the coding sequence TTGGGGTATTCGCTTTCAGAAGTAGAATTTCAGCGCTGTCTGCAACAATTTAAATTTCTCAACCCCAAAGTTGGTAAGTTCTGGCAAGGAACTGACGTTGAACCAGGTATCTACATTGTGATTGCTGGTAAGGTGAGGTTGCTCGATCCTGGAGGTGAGTTGATCGCTACTTTGGAAAAGGGGGCTTCATTTGGAGAATTTACTTTATTTCCAGAGGCTAAGTTCAAGCCCTATGCTGCTAGGGCTTCGATAAATTTGCATTTATGCTTTGTTCCTAGTGAGGTGTTGTGCCTATTAATGGATAATCATGCTCCAATTAGGGAACATTTGTGGCAAGCAGCATTATTTCGTAATTCTCTACAGGTAGATCCGAATAATTCCCCAGTAACAGCGATGTCTACGACGGGCTACGCCTACGCATCAGGCTTTACACATAAAGCAGATATTTTGTCAACGGCAACCCCAGAACCACCACAAAAAAAGATTAGTAAAGCCTATTTTCCCAGACCTACCCAGCGAGTCGGGCATTTATGGCAACGGGTAACTCGTCGCTATCCATTTTTCGCCCAACAGAGTGCATCGGACTGCGGTGCAGCTTGTTTAGTGATGGTGTCGCGCTATTGGGGTAAACGCTTTAGCGTGAATCGTTTGCGGGATATCGCCAATGTAGACCGCAATGGTGCATCGTTGCGGGGGTTATTAACAGCGGCGGAAAGTCTTGGCTTTGCCACAAGACCTGTAAAGGCTAGCCTTAACCAGTTAGCAAAGCAAAAATTGCCTGCAATTGTCCACTGGGAAGGCAAGCATTACATTGTAGTCTACGAAATTACCCCGAAACACGTCATTGTTGCAGACCCAGGTATTGGTCAACGCACCTTGAGTCACGCAGAATTTCAACTTGGCTGGACTGGTTATACACTACTGCTGCAACCGACAGCCATGCTGAAAGATGCCAAAGAAAGTTCTACCCCTTTTTGGCAGTTTTTTGAGTTGCTAAAGCCTCACAGTCTGGTGATGCTGGAAGTCTTTATTGCTTCCGTATTTATCCAGATATTTGGACTGATTACACCCCTGTTTACCCAGTTAATTTTAGATCGAGTAGTTGTACAGCGATCGCAACTGACTTTAACCGCAGTCGGAATAGGTTTGCTGATTTTTAGCCTCTTTCGGGTAGCAATGACAGGGTTGCGGCAATATCTGCTAGACCACACAGCTAATCGCATAGATTTAGCCCTAATTGTTGGGTTTATACGCCATACCTTGCGCTTACCCTTGAGTTTCTTCGAGTCTCGCTATGTCGGGGATATTATCTCCCGCGTCCAAGAAAACCGTAAAATCCAACGCTTCCTTTCCGGTGAAGCATTATCTATCCTCCTAGATTTACTCACAGTATTTATCTATGTAGGATTAATGTTTTGGTACAGTTGGAAAATGGCATTGCTGGTGTTGGTAATTGTACCGCCGTTTGCTTTATTAGCATTAATTGCCACACCTTTTCTCCAAAGGATTTCCCGCGAAATATTTAATGCTGTTGCCAATGAAAGTAGTTATTTGATTGAAGCCTTAACTGGTGTCCGAACAGTGAAAGCTACAGCAGTAGAGCATACAGTTCGTTGGCATTGGGAAGAGTTATTAAATAAAGAAATCAAAACCAACTTTTCTGGACAAGTTATTAGTAACCGCTTGCAAATTTTCAGCAATGCGATTGAAGCAGTAGTGACTACCGCCTTACTATGGTTTGGGGCACATTTGGTTATTCAAAACCAGCTAACTATTGGGCAGTTAGTGGCTTTTAATATGCTTTTAGGCAATATTATTACACCATTTAAACGCTTAATAGTCTTGTGGAATCAATTACAGGAAGTAGTGATTGCCGTCGAACGCATTAATGATGTCTTAGATACAGATCCAGAAGAAGATTTACAACACCAAGCACGCCAAAATCTCCCGTATGTTCGGGGAAATATCCGCTTTGAAAATGTCACATTCCGGTATCATCCAGAAAGTGATGTCAATATTTTAGAAAATCTCAGTTTTGAAGTAAAACCAGGCCAAATGGTAGCACTAGTAGGACGTAGTGGTTCTGGAAAAACTACCATTTCTAAATTAGTTTTAGGCTTATATCCACCTACGGATGGTAAAGTGCTAATTGATGGACAAGATATTACTAGTATTTCCTTGCGTTCCTTACGCCAAGAAGTTGGGGTAGTTGACCAAGACACATTTTTATTTGGTGGAACAATTCGCGAAAATATTAGCTTAGGACATCCCGGCGCACCTTTAAGTGAAGTTATCGAAGCTGCAAAATTAGCAGGTGCTGATGATTTTATTAAAAAATTACCAATGGGTTATGAAACTCAAATTGGTGAAGGTGGCGGGTTGTTATCTGGTGGACAACGACAACGCATAGCTATTGCTAGAGCCTTGTTAGGTAATCCCCGACTGCTAATTTTAGATGAAGCGACTTCTCATTTAGATACCGAGTCAGAAAGAATTATTCAGCAAAATTTGAACACAATTCTTCAAGGAAGAACTACTTTAGTAATTGCTCATCGCCTTTCCACCGTACAAAATGCAGACATGATTTTAGTATTAGACAAAGGCGTATTAATTGAAAGTGGAACTCATGCAGAATTGATGGCGAAGCGAGGGCATTATTTTTACCTCAATCAACAGCAATTACAAGGCGTAGGATAA
- a CDS encoding putative methyltransferase has translation MTEREFPNWETLYQEQAVETMPWFNSSLDPDVESALLTLEINNGSVLDLGTGPGTQAIALAERGFQVMATDLSEAAIRQAAAKANQKGLEISFRQDDILNSHLEQSFDLILDRGCFHVLPPQSYGTYVQTVANLLKPKGYLLLKCFSHLEIREQGPYRFTPEEIQQIFKERFDLRLAKQTVYHGTLDPLPKALFCILEKH, from the coding sequence ATGACTGAACGAGAATTTCCCAATTGGGAAACGCTTTATCAAGAACAAGCTGTTGAAACCATGCCCTGGTTCAACTCTAGCTTAGATCCAGATGTCGAATCAGCCCTCCTCACCCTTGAAATAAACAATGGTTCAGTGCTGGATTTGGGAACAGGGCCGGGAACCCAAGCGATCGCGCTAGCTGAACGAGGCTTTCAGGTGATGGCGACAGATTTGTCAGAGGCTGCCATTCGTCAAGCAGCAGCAAAAGCAAACCAAAAGGGATTGGAAATTTCGTTTCGGCAAGATGACATTCTCAACAGCCATCTGGAACAATCTTTTGACTTGATTCTCGACAGAGGATGCTTCCACGTTCTGCCACCCCAAAGCTATGGTACATATGTACAAACAGTTGCGAACTTGTTAAAGCCGAAGGGCTACCTGTTACTGAAATGTTTTAGTCACCTGGAAATACGGGAACAAGGCCCTTACCGCTTTACCCCAGAGGAGATTCAGCAGATATTCAAAGAACGATTTGATCTGCGTTTGGCTAAACAAACAGTCTATCATGGAACACTCGATCCCCTTCCCAAAGCGCTCTTTTGCATCCTAGAAAAGCATTAA
- a CDS encoding glutathione S-transferase domain-containing protein has product MVRILYYTQRSPYARKVRIILAEKQLPCELKETDINNKTPEFLSLSPIGKVPVLVDENGLVFWDSTLIVEYLDETYPQPSFYPGDRIERLCCRQGEELADSLIDNVVGLWYETRKGNQADFGTQAKYQSSIHRVLGVFEQQLTVSAYLFNETLSAVDVAAISGLGYYSLRFGNNWQQEFPKLSQWFEVLHQRQSVYSTMPKA; this is encoded by the coding sequence ATGGTGCGAATCTTATACTATACGCAGCGATCGCCTTACGCTCGTAAAGTGAGAATTATCTTGGCAGAGAAGCAGCTACCTTGCGAACTCAAAGAAACAGACATTAACAATAAAACTCCAGAATTTCTCAGTTTATCTCCCATTGGGAAAGTTCCCGTATTGGTGGATGAGAATGGCCTGGTTTTTTGGGATTCAACGCTGATTGTGGAGTATCTAGACGAGACTTATCCTCAGCCGAGTTTTTATCCAGGCGATCGCATTGAGCGTTTGTGCTGTCGTCAGGGGGAAGAGTTAGCAGACAGTTTGATAGACAATGTTGTGGGATTGTGGTACGAAACCCGTAAAGGAAATCAAGCTGATTTTGGCACCCAAGCTAAATATCAGTCCAGCATTCATCGCGTTTTAGGTGTTTTTGAGCAACAGTTGACGGTATCAGCCTACCTATTCAATGAAACTCTGAGTGCTGTTGATGTTGCAGCGATATCAGGGTTGGGTTATTACAGCCTAAGATTTGGCAATAATTGGCAGCAAGAGTTTCCTAAATTGAGTCAATGGTTTGAGGTATTGCATCAACGTCAGTCGGTTTACTCTACGATGCCAAAAGCATAA
- a CDS encoding glucose-methanol-choline oxidoreductase, protein MTSITERYDIIIIGTGAGGGTLAHCLAPTGKKILVLERGDFLPREKDNWNPQEVYQKHRYHTDEEWYDKEGKAFKPQTGYWVGGNTKLYGAALVRLRERDFEKVIHKDGISPEWPLKYQDFEPYYTQAEKLYDVHGKAGEDPTEPPRSEPYPYPPVSHESDMQSLVDGIRELGYYPFHLPIGLKLNESDRTNSPCIRCDTFDGYPCLVQAKADADVNAIRPTRAKYANVTLLTNAKVLRLHTSESGREVTKVETEIAGEKHWFTGDIVVVACGSVNSAALLLRSANDKHPNGLANSSDRVGRNFMKQSETAIVSIHLDVNHAKFQKTIAVNDFYWGEPDFPYPMGMVQNTGNVLADMIPAEAPPLMAPFIKLIPHFERHLLAERSVGWWLQTEDLPDPNNRIRVVGDRIHIDYTPNNIEASDRLIHRWTSILKSIPRSAKHVLPFSIYPRTHIPEQAVAHQCGSCRFGIDPRTSVLDLNCRTHDVDNLYVVDSSFFPSNSGVNPTLTIMANALRVGERIAERLK, encoded by the coding sequence ATGACGAGCATCACAGAGCGTTACGACATCATTATTATCGGTACAGGAGCAGGTGGCGGGACTTTGGCTCACTGCCTTGCCCCTACGGGTAAAAAAATCCTAGTGCTGGAACGAGGCGACTTTTTACCAAGAGAAAAAGATAACTGGAATCCACAGGAAGTTTATCAAAAACATCGTTATCATACCGATGAAGAATGGTATGACAAGGAAGGAAAAGCTTTTAAACCCCAAACAGGTTATTGGGTTGGTGGTAATACTAAACTTTACGGTGCAGCCTTAGTTCGATTACGAGAGCGAGATTTTGAAAAGGTAATTCATAAAGATGGGATTTCTCCAGAATGGCCTTTAAAATATCAAGACTTTGAGCCGTATTACACCCAGGCAGAAAAGTTGTATGACGTGCATGGAAAAGCAGGGGAAGATCCCACTGAGCCACCTCGTAGCGAACCATATCCTTATCCGCCTGTGAGTCATGAGTCGGATATGCAGTCGCTTGTTGATGGTATCCGCGAACTTGGATATTACCCATTTCATTTACCTATAGGATTAAAACTCAATGAAAGCGATCGCACAAATAGCCCCTGCATTCGCTGCGATACTTTTGATGGATATCCTTGCTTAGTACAAGCAAAAGCTGATGCAGATGTTAACGCCATTCGTCCGACTCGTGCAAAGTATGCCAATGTTACTCTTCTCACCAATGCTAAGGTGTTGCGACTGCATACTAGCGAGTCAGGACGAGAAGTTACAAAGGTAGAAACTGAAATTGCTGGAGAGAAGCATTGGTTTACAGGTGATATTGTGGTTGTTGCTTGTGGTTCTGTGAACTCAGCCGCTTTGCTGTTACGTTCTGCTAACGATAAGCATCCTAATGGATTGGCAAACAGTTCCGATCGAGTAGGGCGGAATTTCATGAAACAATCGGAAACAGCTATAGTTTCCATCCATTTAGACGTAAATCACGCTAAATTCCAAAAAACTATCGCCGTTAACGATTTTTACTGGGGAGAGCCTGATTTTCCCTATCCGATGGGTATGGTGCAGAATACAGGCAATGTGCTTGCTGATATGATACCCGCCGAGGCTCCGCCGCTGATGGCTCCATTTATCAAGCTGATTCCCCATTTTGAGCGCCATTTGCTGGCTGAAAGGTCGGTTGGCTGGTGGTTACAGACTGAAGATTTACCAGATCCGAATAATCGGATTCGTGTGGTGGGAGATCGGATTCATATTGACTATACGCCTAATAATATTGAAGCCAGCGATCGCTTAATCCACCGATGGACATCTATACTCAAGTCAATTCCTCGTTCTGCTAAACACGTCCTACCATTTAGTATTTATCCCCGCACTCACATACCAGAACAAGCAGTAGCCCATCAATGCGGTAGTTGTCGATTTGGTATAGATCCCAGAACCTCAGTCCTTGACCTCAACTGCCGTACCCATGATGTTGATAATCTTTACGTTGTAGATAGTAGTTTCTTTCCGTCAAATTCGGGCGTTAACCCGACGCTGACAATTATGGCCAATGCTTTGCGCGTAGGCGAGCGCATAGCTGAACGATTAAAGTAA
- a CDS encoding SMP-30/gluconolaconase/LRE domain-containing protein, with amino-acid sequence MAEAIEIYDDRLLALVSIDASLQKLTNGAVHSEGPVYFHEDDSVVWSDAHGNRLLCWSPTENVTVLRDPSDYQSGNYRDLEGRLVACSSGLRAIIRRENDGEWKVLVDRYQGKRLNSPNDLVVKNDGTIWFTDPPYGITEPNQGYGGEQEQPGSYVYRLDPVTGEIYPVVTDMVRPNGLCFSPDENLLYVSDTAAFNIPGGPHHVRVYEVVGGQWAKNGRLFAVIEPGQPDGFRVDEYGNVFISSEDSVQVYTPDGTRLGKILVPEVCANLTFGGKERDRLFITAGHSLYAINLNTRGMQR; translated from the coding sequence ATGGCTGAAGCAATTGAAATTTATGACGATCGCCTGCTTGCTCTTGTATCGATAGATGCTTCACTTCAGAAACTTACCAACGGTGCAGTTCATAGTGAAGGCCCTGTTTACTTTCACGAAGATGACAGTGTGGTATGGAGTGATGCTCATGGCAACCGTCTGCTGTGCTGGAGTCCTACTGAGAATGTAACAGTCCTACGCGATCCATCTGATTATCAAAGTGGTAATTACCGAGATTTGGAGGGTCGCCTTGTTGCCTGTTCCTCTGGATTGCGTGCCATTATCCGCCGGGAAAATGATGGTGAATGGAAGGTTTTAGTCGATCGCTACCAAGGCAAACGCCTTAATAGTCCCAATGATTTGGTTGTCAAAAACGATGGCACAATTTGGTTTACCGATCCGCCTTATGGTATCACTGAGCCAAACCAAGGATACGGCGGCGAACAGGAACAACCTGGAAGCTACGTATATCGCCTCGACCCAGTAACAGGTGAGATTTATCCTGTAGTCACAGATATGGTACGCCCTAACGGGCTGTGTTTCAGTCCAGATGAAAATTTGCTGTATGTTTCCGATACAGCTGCGTTTAATATTCCTGGCGGGCCGCATCATGTTCGTGTCTACGAGGTTGTGGGTGGTCAATGGGCAAAAAACGGAAGGCTGTTTGCAGTTATCGAACCAGGACAACCTGATGGATTCCGGGTTGATGAATATGGCAATGTTTTTATAAGTTCGGAAGATAGCGTACAGGTATACACTCCTGATGGAACTCGGTTAGGGAAAATTCTCGTACCGGAAGTATGCGCCAATCTCACTTTCGGAGGGAAGGAACGCGATCGCCTATTCATCACGGCGGGTCATTCCTTATATGCTATCAACCTCAATACCCGTGGTATGCAACGATGA
- a CDS encoding DoxX family protein, translated as MIYKFVLGVAIAFFLAAFNYPQLGPYLLSSIYHLYPDGLPGVALLLLRVSVGGLFILHGYPKATHLRQWADSLKTPIFLCFLSAWSMLGGGLFLILGFLTLLATLPILASILYAILLHLMEGKPFVAKDPYLIPNDQYQGPLGKGEPPSWEKAWMYCAMLIAIAVLGPGAYSLDALIFGR; from the coding sequence ATGATTTATAAATTTGTGCTGGGTGTAGCGATCGCTTTTTTTCTAGCTGCATTTAATTACCCACAGCTAGGCCCATACCTGTTGAGTTCAATCTATCATTTGTATCCTGATGGGCTTCCAGGTGTGGCGTTGTTACTGCTGAGAGTTAGTGTCGGCGGCTTGTTTATACTACACGGTTATCCTAAAGCAACGCATCTGCGGCAGTGGGCTGATTCTCTGAAAACGCCTATTTTTCTTTGTTTTTTATCAGCTTGGTCAATGTTGGGTGGGGGATTATTCCTGATTTTGGGATTTCTCACACTCTTAGCGACATTACCGATTCTGGCATCTATATTATATGCGATTCTGTTACATCTGATGGAGGGTAAGCCGTTTGTCGCCAAAGACCCATACTTAATTCCCAACGATCAATATCAAGGCCCTTTAGGAAAAGGTGAACCGCCAAGCTGGGAAAAAGCGTGGATGTACTGCGCTATGTTAATTGCGATCGCAGTTTTAGGCCCTGGTGCTTATTCCTTAGATGCTTTGATATTTGGACGGTGA